From a single Macrobrachium rosenbergii isolate ZJJX-2024 chromosome 9, ASM4041242v1, whole genome shotgun sequence genomic region:
- the LOC136841630 gene encoding astakine-like, whose product MCIYRKMFSAMVVALIVVMWTDRQAYASLSSPECKASSNCGPDACCLVGFARYSLPQCAPMGNVGDWCRIQNSPREMTLNYPNGLVLQLQEAYHGMCPCRAGLLCSRTTSQCSLPELSGDDNSLQSISG is encoded by the exons aTGTGCATTTACCGCAAGATGTTTTCGGCTATGGTGGTGGCCTTGATCGTCGtgatgtggacggacagacaggcaTACGCAAGCCTTTCCTCACCTGAATGCAAAGCTAGCAGTAACTGTGGGCCCGACGCTTGTTGCTTAGTCG GATTCGCACGCTACAGCTTGCCCCAATGCGCCCCCATGGGAAATGTTGGAGACTGGTGCCGAATCCAAAATTCCCCAAGGGAAATGACCCTGAATTATCCTAACGGCCTTGTG CTCCAACTTCAAGAGGCTTACCACGGAATGTGCCCTTGCCGCGCCGGCCTCCTCTGCTCCAGAACAACTTCCCAGTGCTCTCTGCCGGAGCTGTCCGGCGACGACAATTCACTCCAAAGCATCTCAGGCTAA